A DNA window from Gorilla gorilla gorilla isolate KB3781 chromosome 19, NHGRI_mGorGor1-v2.1_pri, whole genome shotgun sequence contains the following coding sequences:
- the LOC115931299 gene encoding AP-1 complex subunit sigma-2-like — MQFMLLFSRQGKLRLQKWYVPLSDKEKKKITRELVQTVLARKPKMCSFLEWRDLKIVYKRYASLYFCCAIEDQDNELITLEIIHGYVELLDKYFGSVCELDIIFNFEKAYFILDEFLLGGEVQETSKKNVLKAIERADLLQESFFSS; from the coding sequence ATGCAGTTTATGTTGCTTTTTAGTCGTCAGGGAAAGCTTCGACTGCAAAAATGGTATGTCCCACTAtcagacaaagagaagaaaaagatcacAAGAGAACTTGTTCAGACCGTTTTAGCACGGAAACCTAAAATGTGCAGCTTCCTTGAGTGGCGAGATCTGAAGATTGTTTACAAAAGATATGCTAGTCTGTATTTTTGCTGTGCTATTGAGGATCAGGACAATGAACTAATTACCCTGGAAATAATTCATGGTTATGTGGAATTACTTGACAAGTATTTCGGCAGTGTCTGTGAACTAGATATCATCTTTAATTTTGAGaaggcttattttattttggatgaGTTTCTTTTGGGAGGGGAAGTTCAGGAAACATCCAAGAAAAATGTCCTTAAAGCAATTGAGCGGGCCGATCTACTGCAGgagagtttcttttcttcttga